One window from the genome of Rufibacter tibetensis encodes:
- a CDS encoding glycoside hydrolase family 127 protein yields the protein MKGKLLGILFFVLSPALCLGQQGSMQSFPLESVRLLDSPFKQAQQTDLKYMLALDMDRLLAPFQKEAKIQPKAENYGNWENTGLDGHIGGHYLSALSLMYASTGNPELLRRINYMVDALEACQQKSGDGYLGGTPGGKQMWQEIKAGKIDAGSFSLNKKWVPLYNIHKTYSGLRDAYWFAGNEKAKGMIIKLTDWFSDVTANLTDAQIQDMLRSEHGGMNEVFADVAEITGDQKYLALAKRFSQTSVLNPLLQGKDHLNGMHANTQIPKVIGYQRVAEVSRDKTWTNAADFFWKTVVNNRTVSIGGNSVSEHFHPANNFTSMMESKEGPETCNTYNMLKLTKQLYLNSASASYLNYYERALYNHILSSQHPTKGGFVYFTSMRPQHYRVYSNPQEDFWCCVGSGLENHGKYGELIYSHTNKALYLNLFIPSELEWKEKGLTLTQTTSFPFEEKTEVKLKLKRANKFTFYIRKPEWLKGDQLKVLVNGKEVSPNTATNGYVGIERKWKSGDVVTVQLPMETKAEYLPDNSPWVSFVHGPIVLAAVTSKSDLPGLLADGSRMGHVANGPLYSLEEAPLLVSTQKDLTAHLSPVSNKSFTFTLSGVANQNAGHKLELVPFYQIHDARYMVYFPVTTPEGLEARKAAIKEKEREQLALAERTVDQVAPGEQQPESDHGFQGERTETGVHRDRHWRHAQGWFSYNLKNKGQGPRKLRITYFGADKGRNFQILINDKLVKTVVTDGSGGDKFVDVEYDIPAEVLTKAANNTLNVKFKANEGSSTAGIYEVRLMK from the coding sequence ATGAAAGGAAAACTCTTAGGTATTTTGTTTTTTGTGTTAAGCCCGGCACTATGTCTGGGGCAGCAGGGAAGTATGCAGTCTTTTCCGCTGGAATCAGTGCGGTTGCTGGACAGCCCGTTTAAGCAGGCGCAGCAGACCGACCTTAAGTACATGCTGGCCTTGGACATGGACCGTTTATTAGCTCCTTTTCAGAAAGAAGCAAAAATCCAGCCGAAAGCGGAGAACTACGGAAACTGGGAAAACACCGGGCTGGACGGACACATTGGCGGGCATTACCTTTCGGCCTTGTCTCTAATGTATGCCTCAACAGGTAACCCAGAATTGCTGCGGCGGATTAACTACATGGTAGATGCTTTGGAAGCTTGCCAGCAGAAAAGCGGTGACGGTTATCTGGGCGGAACACCTGGTGGGAAGCAGATGTGGCAGGAAATCAAAGCCGGAAAGATAGATGCCGGAAGCTTTTCATTGAACAAGAAGTGGGTGCCTTTGTACAACATCCATAAAACCTACTCGGGACTGCGCGATGCCTACTGGTTTGCCGGAAACGAGAAGGCCAAGGGTATGATCATCAAACTCACCGACTGGTTTTCAGATGTGACGGCTAACCTCACCGATGCCCAAATCCAGGACATGTTGCGCAGCGAGCACGGCGGCATGAACGAGGTGTTTGCAGATGTAGCGGAGATTACCGGTGACCAGAAATACTTAGCCCTCGCGAAGCGGTTTTCCCAAACATCGGTGCTCAACCCCTTGCTGCAAGGCAAAGACCACCTGAACGGAATGCACGCCAATACTCAAATCCCGAAGGTGATTGGGTACCAGCGGGTAGCCGAGGTTTCCAGAGACAAAACGTGGACCAACGCCGCTGATTTCTTTTGGAAAACGGTAGTAAATAACCGCACGGTGTCTATTGGCGGGAACAGCGTGAGCGAGCACTTCCATCCGGCCAACAACTTTACTTCCATGATGGAAAGCAAGGAAGGCCCCGAGACGTGCAACACCTACAACATGCTCAAACTCACGAAGCAGTTGTATTTGAACAGCGCTTCGGCCAGTTACCTGAACTACTATGAGCGAGCACTTTATAACCATATCCTCTCCTCACAGCACCCTACCAAAGGCGGTTTCGTGTACTTCACGTCCATGCGCCCGCAACACTACCGGGTGTATTCAAACCCGCAGGAAGATTTTTGGTGCTGTGTAGGTTCGGGTCTGGAGAACCACGGCAAATACGGCGAACTCATCTACTCACACACAAACAAAGCTTTGTACCTGAACCTTTTCATCCCGTCAGAACTGGAGTGGAAGGAGAAAGGTCTCACGTTAACCCAGACCACCTCTTTCCCCTTTGAGGAGAAAACAGAGGTGAAGCTGAAGTTAAAAAGAGCCAACAAATTCACGTTCTACATCCGGAAGCCTGAATGGCTAAAAGGTGATCAGCTAAAAGTGCTCGTGAACGGAAAAGAAGTAAGCCCAAACACCGCCACCAACGGCTACGTGGGCATTGAACGCAAATGGAAATCTGGTGACGTAGTGACGGTGCAGTTGCCTATGGAAACCAAAGCCGAATACCTTCCAGACAATTCTCCCTGGGTTTCCTTCGTGCATGGCCCTATTGTATTGGCTGCAGTAACCAGTAAATCAGACCTGCCTGGCTTGTTAGCCGATGGTAGTCGCATGGGGCATGTGGCCAATGGCCCTTTGTATTCACTGGAAGAGGCGCCTTTGTTGGTATCTACTCAGAAAGACTTAACAGCGCATCTTTCTCCGGTATCTAACAAGTCTTTTACCTTCACCTTGTCTGGAGTGGCAAATCAAAATGCTGGGCACAAGTTGGAATTGGTGCCTTTCTATCAGATTCATGATGCCCGCTACATGGTGTATTTTCCGGTCACTACCCCAGAAGGTTTGGAGGCCCGTAAGGCTGCCATCAAAGAAAAAGAAAGAGAGCAGTTGGCTCTGGCCGAGCGCACGGTAGACCAGGTGGCGCCGGGTGAGCAGCAACCAGAATCAGATCATGGGTTCCAGGGTGAGCGCACAGAAACCGGCGTTCATAGAGACCGCCATTGGCGTCATGCCCAGGGTTGGTTCAGCTATAACCTAAAGAACAAAGGCCAGGGGCCTCGCAAACTTCGAATAACTTACTTCGGGGCAGATAAAGGCCGCAACTTCCAAATATTGATCAATGACAAACTGGTAAAAACCGTGGTGACCGATGGCTCCGGCGGCGACAAGTTTGTGGACGTGGAATATGATATTCCTGCGGAGGTGTTGACCAAAGCCGCTAATAATACTTTGAATGTGAAATTTAAGGCAAACGAAGGTTCCTCCACAGCCGGAATTTACGAAGTAAGATTAATGAAGTAA
- a CDS encoding alpha-L-arabinofuranosidase C-terminal domain-containing protein, producing the protein MKHKPFSFVALAAGCMMAFNLSAQTVPSVKTFQVKADQVYGEIAPTMYGIFFEDINLGADGGIYAELVKNRSFEFDTPLMGWKEQKQNNAEGTLLVHNRGELNGANRRFLRLTSKSDQGGYGVLNEGFRGMGIKKGEQYNFTVMARQQGSSAMPVVVELLTAKGEKLGAATITPTGADWKEYKASITATGTDPKALLQVVAQGKGTVDLDMISLFPKNTWKQRPNGLRADMVQLLADMKPGFLRFPGGCIVEGRTLDERFQWKKTIGEVANRATLVNRWNTEFKHRHTPDYFQTFGLGFFEYFQLAEDIGAAPLPILNCGMACQFNTGEVVPLDQLDPYIQDALDLIEFANGPATSEWGKIRAEMGHPAPFNLKYLGVGNEQWGEQYVERYKIFERALRAKYPDVKLITTTGPFPDGPEFDYLNKTMRSLNADIIDEHYYRAPEWFQENVTRYDNYDRKGPKIFAGEYASQTVAIASPDNKNNWKGALSEAAFMTGLERNADVVVMASYAPLFAHEEGWQWTPDMIWVNNLQSFGTPNYYVQKLFSTNVGTHLVPIQRNNANVTGQDKLFASASLNQKTNELILKVVNTSDKAQDGEFVLDGVKSTQSKGTVQKLRSNNLEQMNSFANPTAISPVQQTVQVKNKRVKLSLEPYSVNVIKVKVTPNEGQYSLNKK; encoded by the coding sequence ATGAAGCACAAACCTTTTTCTTTTGTTGCCCTGGCTGCAGGCTGTATGATGGCTTTCAATCTATCGGCGCAGACCGTTCCCTCTGTGAAGACTTTCCAGGTAAAAGCAGACCAGGTGTATGGCGAAATAGCTCCCACCATGTACGGAATCTTCTTTGAAGACATTAACCTGGGTGCCGATGGCGGTATCTACGCTGAGTTAGTGAAGAACCGTTCTTTTGAGTTTGATACGCCTTTAATGGGTTGGAAAGAACAAAAGCAAAACAATGCTGAAGGTACCTTGCTGGTGCACAACCGGGGTGAGCTGAACGGGGCCAACCGCAGGTTCCTTCGCTTGACCTCTAAGTCAGACCAGGGAGGCTACGGCGTTTTGAACGAAGGCTTCCGGGGCATGGGCATCAAGAAAGGCGAGCAATACAACTTCACGGTAATGGCGCGCCAACAAGGCAGCAGCGCTATGCCGGTAGTGGTAGAGTTGCTTACTGCTAAAGGTGAAAAACTAGGCGCTGCCACCATCACCCCAACTGGAGCCGACTGGAAAGAATACAAGGCCAGCATTACGGCTACGGGTACAGACCCGAAAGCCCTCTTGCAAGTGGTGGCCCAGGGAAAAGGCACGGTAGACCTGGATATGATTTCTTTGTTTCCTAAGAACACCTGGAAGCAACGTCCTAACGGCCTCCGTGCCGACATGGTACAGTTATTAGCCGACATGAAGCCGGGTTTCCTGCGTTTCCCTGGAGGTTGTATCGTGGAAGGCCGTACTCTGGATGAACGTTTCCAGTGGAAGAAAACTATTGGTGAGGTAGCGAACCGTGCCACCTTGGTCAACCGCTGGAACACCGAGTTCAAGCACCGCCACACGCCAGATTATTTCCAGACGTTCGGGCTAGGCTTTTTTGAGTACTTCCAGTTAGCCGAGGACATTGGAGCCGCGCCGCTTCCAATTCTTAACTGCGGCATGGCTTGCCAGTTCAACACCGGTGAGGTGGTGCCTTTGGACCAACTGGATCCTTACATCCAAGATGCCTTGGATTTAATTGAGTTTGCCAACGGACCTGCTACTTCTGAGTGGGGTAAAATCAGAGCCGAGATGGGGCACCCGGCTCCGTTCAACCTGAAATACTTAGGCGTGGGTAATGAGCAATGGGGCGAGCAGTACGTAGAGCGCTACAAAATATTTGAGAGAGCCCTGCGTGCGAAATACCCAGACGTAAAGCTAATCACCACCACCGGGCCGTTCCCGGATGGCCCTGAGTTTGATTACCTGAATAAAACCATGCGCAGCCTCAACGCTGATATCATTGATGAGCATTATTACCGCGCCCCGGAATGGTTCCAGGAAAACGTGACACGCTATGACAACTATGACCGCAAAGGTCCTAAGATCTTTGCCGGTGAATACGCATCTCAGACGGTAGCCATTGCTAGCCCGGATAACAAGAACAACTGGAAAGGTGCCCTCTCCGAAGCCGCGTTCATGACCGGCCTGGAGCGCAACGCCGATGTAGTGGTAATGGCTTCCTACGCGCCATTGTTCGCCCACGAAGAAGGCTGGCAGTGGACCCCAGACATGATCTGGGTGAACAACCTGCAATCCTTCGGGACACCCAACTACTACGTGCAAAAGCTATTCTCTACAAACGTAGGTACGCACCTGGTGCCTATTCAGCGCAACAATGCTAACGTGACCGGCCAAGATAAACTGTTCGCTTCCGCCAGCCTTAATCAGAAAACAAACGAACTGATCTTAAAAGTGGTGAACACGTCAGACAAAGCGCAGGACGGAGAATTTGTTCTGGATGGCGTGAAAAGTACGCAAAGTAAAGGCACAGTGCAGAAACTGAGAAGCAACAACCTGGAGCAGATGAACTCCTTTGCCAATCCTACGGCCATCAGCCCGGTGCAGCAAACAGTACAAGTGAAAAACAAACGCGTGAAGTTATCGCTGGAACCTTACTCAGTGAACGTGATTAAGGTAAAAGTGACGCCAAACGAGGGGCAGTACAGCCTTAACAAAAAGTAA
- a CDS encoding arabinan endo-1,5-alpha-L-arabinosidase, translated as MKHTSKGLYLLLVLLAAGGCAQTKQATSTTPAATAAASTPAAPSTAAAAPTPAAPAQTPPRGQQVGEVRPMSNITVHDPVMAKQGNTYYLFSTGNGISVWSSTDMQNWKMEAPVFASAPEWATKAVAGFRNNHIWAPDISFYNGKYYLYYSISAFGKNTSAIGVATNTTLDPQNPNFKWVDHGKVIESVPGQTNWNAIDPNIITDKNGTAWMSFGSFWGGLKLVKMSKDRLSVAEDISKIPTIASRKKGLTLQTNPAPLPGNPAEAGGNAIEAPFIFEKNGYYYLFASIDYCCKGANSDYKMIVGRSKTVQGPYLDKKGVAMDAGGGTILLEGNENWNGVGHNSVYTFDKTDYIIFHGYDAAQNGRPKLRVEKLAWDKDQWPIVALAQ; from the coding sequence ATGAAACATACAAGTAAAGGTCTTTATCTTCTCTTAGTGCTGTTAGCAGCAGGTGGCTGTGCCCAGACAAAGCAAGCAACCTCCACCACCCCAGCTGCAACTGCCGCCGCTTCTACGCCGGCAGCTCCTTCAACCGCCGCTGCTGCTCCAACCCCAGCTGCTCCAGCGCAAACGCCACCACGGGGACAGCAGGTGGGAGAGGTGCGACCAATGAGCAACATCACCGTGCATGATCCAGTGATGGCGAAGCAGGGAAACACGTATTACCTATTTAGCACGGGGAACGGCATCTCGGTATGGTCTTCTACAGACATGCAGAACTGGAAAATGGAAGCTCCTGTGTTTGCCTCAGCACCTGAGTGGGCTACCAAGGCTGTTGCTGGTTTCAGGAATAACCACATCTGGGCGCCGGACATCAGTTTCTACAACGGGAAATATTACCTGTACTACTCTATCTCAGCCTTCGGGAAGAATACTTCTGCCATTGGAGTCGCGACTAACACTACCCTAGATCCGCAGAATCCTAACTTCAAGTGGGTAGACCACGGCAAAGTCATTGAGTCTGTACCGGGGCAAACCAATTGGAATGCCATTGACCCAAACATCATCACTGATAAAAACGGGACGGCCTGGATGAGCTTTGGGTCTTTCTGGGGCGGGCTAAAGCTGGTGAAAATGAGCAAAGACCGCCTGAGCGTGGCCGAGGACATCTCAAAAATACCGACCATTGCCAGCCGCAAAAAAGGGTTGACGCTGCAAACTAATCCGGCTCCTTTGCCAGGAAACCCAGCCGAAGCGGGAGGAAACGCCATTGAGGCACCCTTTATTTTTGAGAAAAATGGCTATTATTACCTGTTTGCTTCTATTGACTACTGCTGCAAAGGTGCTAATAGTGACTACAAAATGATAGTGGGACGCTCTAAAACCGTGCAAGGACCTTACTTGGATAAAAAAGGAGTGGCCATGGATGCGGGCGGAGGCACCATTCTGCTGGAAGGAAATGAAAATTGGAATGGGGTAGGGCACAACTCGGTCTATACCTTTGACAAAACAGATTACATCATCTTCCATGGGTATGACGCTGCTCAAAACGGAAGGCCTAAATTAAGGGTGGAGAAACTTGCCTGGGACAAAGACCAGTGGCCAATAGTAGCACTAGCGCAGTAG
- a CDS encoding glycoside hydrolase family 97 protein: protein MSLPRKQNRSVFRKCQYILVAFGLLVLVSCSQKSSSPSSSAMEKEYTLESPDKSIAVRFSLAADQGATYAITRNGAPVLQDSKLGVRMEDADLTRGLALESVSKVESVKDDYEILTAKRRKNSYRANKRTFHLKNAQGQQMDVIFQVSDDGVAFRYFFPGQSGEKKKINQEFTSFKFPESAKGWLQPMSDAKTGWESTNPSYEEYYLKGIPVGTPSPIKAGWVFPALFQNGENWALITESAPDGSYCGSRLAQNAPGGEYQLAFPQEAEKMPNGVVNPESELPWYTPWRIIAVGSLKTIAESTLGTDLAKPAINLDQSFIKPGKSAWSWALLKDDSTVYDVQKRFIDYAARMNWAYTLIDADWDKKIGYAKVKELADYAKAKNVGLLLWYNSAGAWNTAPYTPRDKMLIHESRMQEFARLRDMGIKGVKIDFFGGDGQSVMQYYNDILKDAAENKLLVNFHGCTLPRGWQRTYPNLMTMESIKGFEFITFEQQNADEEAAHATVIPFARNVFDPMDFTPVNLDQIPRITRKTTKGFELALSVLFVSGIQHYVEIPQGMAKQPAYVQGFLKEVPAVWEDSKFIDGYPGKQVVMARQANGKWYVAGINGENTAKSMVLDLSFLKGKKGSFITDSNEASGMQQKAVEIAANGKTTVDLKPNGGFVMVF from the coding sequence ATGTCCCTACCACGTAAACAAAATAGATCTGTATTCAGGAAGTGCCAGTACATCTTAGTTGCCTTCGGGCTGCTGGTGTTGGTTTCTTGTTCGCAGAAAAGCAGTAGCCCTAGTAGTTCTGCCATGGAAAAGGAGTATACGCTGGAAAGCCCAGATAAAAGCATTGCCGTGCGGTTCAGCCTTGCCGCAGACCAGGGCGCCACTTATGCCATCACCCGCAACGGCGCTCCTGTGCTGCAAGACTCTAAATTGGGAGTACGCATGGAAGACGCTGACCTGACCAGAGGTTTGGCCTTGGAATCGGTTTCAAAGGTGGAGTCGGTAAAGGACGATTACGAGATTCTGACGGCTAAACGCAGAAAGAACTCCTACCGCGCAAACAAACGCACTTTCCATTTAAAGAATGCCCAGGGGCAGCAGATGGATGTCATTTTCCAAGTGTCTGATGATGGCGTGGCCTTCCGGTATTTCTTCCCGGGCCAAAGCGGAGAGAAAAAGAAGATCAACCAGGAGTTTACTTCTTTCAAATTTCCGGAGAGCGCCAAAGGCTGGTTGCAACCCATGTCTGATGCCAAGACTGGTTGGGAGAGCACCAACCCTTCGTATGAAGAATATTACCTGAAAGGCATTCCGGTGGGCACCCCGTCGCCTATCAAAGCCGGTTGGGTGTTCCCGGCGCTATTTCAGAATGGCGAGAACTGGGCCTTGATCACGGAGTCGGCTCCGGACGGAAGTTACTGTGGTTCCCGGTTGGCGCAGAATGCACCGGGCGGCGAATACCAGCTTGCCTTTCCGCAGGAGGCTGAAAAGATGCCTAATGGCGTAGTGAATCCAGAGTCTGAATTGCCTTGGTACACGCCTTGGCGCATTATTGCCGTGGGCTCTCTGAAAACCATTGCGGAGTCTACATTAGGCACCGATTTGGCAAAACCAGCCATAAACCTAGATCAAAGCTTCATCAAGCCCGGCAAATCAGCTTGGAGTTGGGCTTTGCTGAAGGATGATTCTACGGTATATGATGTGCAGAAGCGGTTTATTGATTACGCGGCCCGCATGAACTGGGCCTATACGCTCATTGATGCCGATTGGGACAAGAAGATAGGCTATGCTAAAGTAAAAGAACTGGCTGATTACGCTAAAGCCAAGAACGTAGGTTTGTTGCTGTGGTACAACTCCGCTGGTGCTTGGAACACGGCGCCGTACACCCCCAGAGATAAAATGCTTATCCATGAAAGCCGCATGCAAGAATTTGCCAGACTGCGCGACATGGGCATCAAAGGCGTAAAGATTGACTTCTTTGGCGGCGATGGACAGAGCGTGATGCAGTACTACAATGACATCTTGAAAGATGCTGCGGAGAACAAACTGCTGGTGAATTTTCACGGTTGTACCTTGCCCCGGGGCTGGCAACGCACCTATCCTAACCTCATGACCATGGAGTCTATTAAGGGCTTTGAGTTCATCACCTTTGAGCAGCAGAACGCCGATGAAGAGGCTGCCCACGCCACGGTGATTCCGTTCGCCCGTAACGTTTTTGATCCTATGGATTTCACGCCGGTGAATTTAGACCAGATTCCAAGAATCACCCGCAAAACGACCAAAGGCTTTGAGCTGGCGTTGTCGGTGCTGTTTGTTTCAGGAATCCAGCATTACGTGGAGATTCCGCAAGGTATGGCAAAGCAACCAGCATATGTACAGGGTTTCCTTAAGGAAGTGCCTGCTGTGTGGGAAGACTCTAAGTTTATTGACGGCTATCCTGGCAAGCAGGTGGTCATGGCCCGGCAAGCGAACGGCAAGTGGTACGTGGCAGGCATTAACGGTGAGAACACCGCCAAAAGCATGGTACTTGATTTGTCTTTCCTGAAAGGCAAAAAAGGCTCCTTCATCACTGACAGCAATGAAGCTTCCGGCATGCAGCAGAAAGCGGTGGAGATTGCCGCCAACGGGAAAACCACTGTGGATCTGAAACCGAATGGTGGCTTTGTAATGGTGTTCTAA